From the Comamonas sp. lk genome, the window CAACTGGCTGGTGGCAACCGAAGCCGCACGGCGCATGGTCGCGGCTGGCCAGGGCGGCAGCATCATCAATGTTGCATCCATCCTGGGCGAGCGCGTCGCGGGCGGCGTGGCACCCTATGCGATTTCCAAGGCTGGCGTGATCCAGGCCACCAAGGCCATGGCGCTGGAACTGGCGCGTCACAGCATCCGTGTCAATGCTCTGCTGCCGGGCTATGTGGTGACCGACTTGAACCGAGACTTCCTGCACAGCGACGCTGGAGACAAGCTGCGCGTCCGGATTCCGAGCCGGCGCTTCGGCGAGATGACCGATCTGGACGGCCCGCTGTTGCTGCTGGCATCCGACGCAGGCGCGGCCATGTCCGGCAGCACCGTGGCGGTGGACGGCGCCCACCTGGTGAGTTCCTTATGAGTGCCGCTTCACTGCTACAGGAGCCCCTGGCCCGCTACCTGCGTAACCAGGGCCTGAGCGATGACACACCGCTGGTGGTCACCCCGTTGACCGGAGGGCAATCCAACCCGACCTACAAAGTCACGACCGGTGCGCAAAACTATGTTCTGCGCACCAAGCCACCGGGCGCACTGCTTGCTTCGGCCCATGCCATTGATCGCGAGCACCGCGTCATGAGCGCCTTGCAGGGCAGCGAGGTGCCGGTGCCGCGCATGTTCGCCTATTGCGACGACGAGACCTTGATCGGCACGCCGTTCTACCTGAT encodes:
- a CDS encoding SDR family oxidoreductase, with protein sequence MSSAINSFRLDGRIVLITGASSGLGMHFAALLAAAGARVAVAARRADKLLSVVDSITRAGGEARALSLDVTDGASVRQCFDELASWGAPDVLVNNAGVTVTRPLLEQTEADFDSVLDTNLKGNWLVATEAARRMVAAGQGGSIINVASILGERVAGGVAPYAISKAGVIQATKAMALELARHSIRVNALLPGYVVTDLNRDFLHSDAGDKLRVRIPSRRFGEMTDLDGPLLLLASDAGAAMSGSTVAVDGAHLVSSL